A genomic region of Luteibacter aegosomatissinici contains the following coding sequences:
- a CDS encoding efflux RND transporter periplasmic adaptor subunit produces MSPDTIHTPPPRRLRLAGIIAAIVVLAIVVAGVATRANESRNLRDWTNEQAVPSVTLVTPEGGQGGGDLNLPGRLQAYARAPIYARTSGYLKSWKYDIGQKVKAGDVLGELETPDLDQQLLQAKADLASARANEALAQTTAKRWQSMRDSDSVSKQEVDEKTGDYDAKRALAQAAQANLERIQATKGFAKLVAPFDGVVTARETDVGALINAGGGGQELFVVSDTHKLRMYVNVPQNYAPSIKQGATVKLTVPEYPGKTFEGKVESTSSAINAASGTTLVQVAVDNNDGQLLPGGYASVTFDLPTNAALFRVPASALVYDGSGLRVAVVDAQNKVTFKDVVIAQDFGKTVQLASGIAAGDRLIESPPDGLASGDTVRVIPAKKEGGNGKA; encoded by the coding sequence ATGTCGCCTGATACGATCCATACCCCCCCGCCGCGCCGCCTGCGCCTGGCCGGCATCATCGCCGCCATCGTGGTGCTCGCCATTGTTGTCGCTGGCGTCGCCACGCGTGCCAACGAATCACGCAACCTGCGCGACTGGACCAACGAGCAGGCCGTCCCGAGCGTCACCCTGGTGACGCCCGAAGGTGGCCAGGGCGGTGGTGACCTGAACCTGCCCGGCCGCTTGCAGGCCTATGCCCGCGCGCCGATCTATGCACGCACCAGTGGCTACCTGAAGTCGTGGAAGTACGACATTGGGCAGAAGGTGAAGGCGGGCGATGTGCTGGGCGAGCTCGAGACGCCCGACCTCGACCAGCAGCTGCTGCAGGCCAAGGCCGACCTCGCCAGCGCGCGTGCCAACGAGGCACTCGCGCAGACGACGGCCAAGCGCTGGCAGTCCATGCGCGATTCGGATTCTGTCTCCAAGCAGGAAGTGGATGAGAAGACCGGTGACTACGACGCCAAGCGCGCGCTTGCCCAGGCGGCCCAGGCCAACCTCGAGCGCATCCAGGCCACGAAGGGCTTTGCGAAGCTTGTTGCGCCGTTCGATGGCGTGGTTACGGCACGCGAAACTGATGTCGGCGCGCTGATCAATGCGGGTGGCGGCGGCCAGGAACTGTTCGTGGTTTCCGACACACACAAGCTGCGCATGTACGTGAACGTGCCGCAGAACTATGCGCCGTCGATCAAGCAGGGCGCCACCGTCAAGCTCACGGTGCCGGAGTACCCGGGCAAGACCTTCGAGGGCAAGGTGGAATCGACCTCGTCGGCGATCAATGCCGCCAGCGGTACCACCCTGGTCCAGGTCGCGGTGGATAACAACGATGGCCAGCTGCTCCCGGGTGGGTATGCCAGCGTCACCTTCGATCTGCCGACGAACGCCGCACTGTTCCGCGTGCCTGCCAGTGCGCTGGTGTACGACGGCAGCGGCCTGCGGGTTGCGGTGGTCGATGCGCAGAACAAGGTGACGTTCAAGGATGTGGTCATCGCCCAGGACTTCGGTAAGACCGTGCAGCTGGCATCGGGCATCGCCGCCGGTGATCGCCTGATCGAAAGCCCGCCCGATGGCCTGGCCAGTGGTGACACCGTGCGCGTGATCCCGGCGAAGAAGGAAGGCGGCAATGGCAAGGCGTGA
- a CDS encoding efflux transporter outer membrane subunit: MARRESLRLLSGLLLSAGLAACSMAPTYKTPDVPVAPQFANTNSPWVEAKPADHLDRSSWWSLYGDARLDGLQGQLLKNNATLAAAYAHYQQAEAFTKQARAGLFPTFGLNGNATRNRESDTRPLRGATSPAYYNSYTIGGQLDYEVDLWGRVRDTVAAGTAEQAASAADLAGAQLSLQAQLADNYLQLNGQDRQIKVLNESIDAFSKALQLTQSRHEGGIASGLDVARAQTQLSSAKSQLTQAQAQRGLVLHAIAVLVGDSASTFALETKDDAVKVPTIPLEVPSALLQRRPDVAAAERRTAAANARVGVARSAFFPQVTLDGQGGWQSDAWGSIATAPNRFWAIGPTVLLNVFDGGRRKAAVESAKAATDEAGAKYRDVVLNAFAQVEDNLTLLRDLGSALTDQRAAADAAQRSVDLSLNRYREGAVGYLDVVQAQTAALDARRSVIDLETRQLRASVALIRALGGGWQAPAAS; the protein is encoded by the coding sequence ATGGCAAGGCGTGAATCCTTGCGGCTGCTGTCGGGCCTGCTGCTTTCGGCAGGCCTCGCCGCCTGTTCGATGGCGCCGACCTACAAGACGCCGGACGTACCGGTCGCACCGCAGTTCGCAAACACTAACTCACCGTGGGTGGAGGCCAAACCGGCCGATCATCTTGATCGCTCGAGCTGGTGGTCGCTGTACGGTGATGCACGCCTCGACGGCCTGCAGGGCCAGCTGCTGAAGAACAACGCCACGCTGGCTGCGGCCTACGCGCACTACCAGCAGGCGGAAGCCTTCACCAAGCAGGCACGCGCCGGCCTGTTCCCGACCTTTGGCCTGAACGGCAACGCCACGCGTAATCGCGAGTCGGATACCCGTCCGCTTCGTGGCGCCACATCGCCGGCTTACTACAACTCGTACACCATCGGCGGCCAGCTCGATTACGAAGTGGACCTGTGGGGGCGCGTGCGTGACACCGTCGCCGCGGGCACGGCCGAGCAGGCGGCATCGGCCGCTGACCTGGCAGGGGCGCAGCTCAGCCTGCAGGCGCAACTGGCGGATAACTACCTGCAGCTCAATGGGCAGGACCGGCAGATCAAGGTGCTCAACGAGAGCATCGATGCCTTCAGCAAGGCATTGCAGCTCACCCAGTCGCGCCATGAGGGTGGCATCGCGTCCGGGCTGGATGTCGCGCGTGCGCAGACCCAGCTCTCCAGCGCGAAATCGCAGCTCACCCAGGCGCAGGCGCAGCGCGGCCTGGTCCTGCACGCCATCGCCGTGCTGGTGGGCGATAGTGCCTCCACCTTTGCACTGGAAACGAAGGACGACGCCGTCAAGGTGCCGACGATTCCGCTTGAAGTGCCCTCGGCGCTGCTGCAGCGCCGTCCCGACGTGGCCGCTGCGGAGCGCCGCACGGCTGCCGCTAACGCTCGCGTAGGCGTGGCCCGTTCGGCCTTCTTCCCGCAGGTAACGCTGGACGGCCAGGGCGGTTGGCAGAGCGACGCCTGGGGCAGCATTGCCACGGCGCCGAACCGCTTCTGGGCCATTGGGCCGACCGTGCTGCTGAATGTATTTGACGGTGGCCGCCGCAAGGCCGCCGTGGAATCGGCCAAGGCAGCCACGGACGAGGCCGGCGCGAAGTACCGCGATGTGGTGCTGAACGCGTTTGCACAGGTGGAAGACAACCTGACGCTGCTGCGTGACCTGGGTTCGGCACTGACCGACCAGCGCGCGGCCGCGGATGCCGCCCAGCGTTCGGTGGACCTGTCGCTCAACCGCTATCGCGAGGGCGCTGTCGGCTACCTTGACGTGGTGCAGGCACAGACCGCCGCGCTGGATGCGCGCCGCAGCGTGATCGATCTGGAAACCCGCCAGCTCCGCGCCAGCGTGGCCCTTATCCGCGCCCTCGGCGGCGGCTGGCAGGCGCCTGCGGCGTCGTAA